Proteins from a single region of Thamnophis elegans isolate rThaEle1 chromosome 17, rThaEle1.pri, whole genome shotgun sequence:
- the SCAMP3 gene encoding secretory carrier-associated membrane protein 3 yields the protein MSQNGGGNPFEGDAGNPFQDPGIIQHRPNTDYATLDVYNPFDSSGLPPPFQPPASAPTIPSVPTVPVSEVPKKNNNAEPRNYGSYGTQEAATAATADLLKRQEELNRKAEELDRRERELRNAALSSGAARPNNWPPLPSICPVKPCFYQDVSVEIPVEFQKTVSIMYYLWMASTVALFINFLASLVWFCVDATGASGFGLSILWALIFTPCSFMCWYRPMYKAFRSDSSFNFFVFFFIFFAQDVMYVLQAVGIPGWGFSGWIISFVALGQNPGVGIFMILVAVLFTVVAGLGIIMLKRIHSLYRRTGASFQKAQAEFAAGVMSNQTVRTAAANAAAGAAANSFQAP from the exons ATGAGCCAGAACGGAGGGGGGAACCCTTTCGAGGGAGACGCGGGGAATCCCTTCCAG gATCCGGGCATAATCCAGCACAGGCCAAATACAGACTACGCTACCCTGGATGTATATAATCCTTTTGATAGTTCGGGG CTTCCCCCACCATTCCAGCCCCCGGCCTCGGCTCCCACCATCCCCTCTGTGCCCACAGTTCCTGTCTCGGAGGTTCCCAAGAAAAACAACAATGCGGAGCCCAGAAATTACGGCTCGTACGGGACTCAG GAAGCGGCCACCGCGGCTACGGCCGACCTCTTAAAGCGCCAGGAAGAGCTGAATCGGAAAGCCGAAGAGCTGGACCGGCGGGAGCGCGAGCTGCGAAACGCAGCCTTAAGCAGCGGGGCAG CCAGGCCGAACAACTGGCCCCCCCTGCCCTCCATCTGCCCCGTGAAGCCTTGTTTCTATCAGGATGTTTCCGTGGAAATCCCCGTGGAATTCCAAAAAACAGTCAGCATCATGTACTACCTCTGGATGG CCAGCACGGTGGCTCTTTTCATCAACTTCCTGGCCTCCCTCGTCTGGTTCTGTGTGGATGCCACAGGCGCTTCCGGATTCGGCCTCTCCATCCTCTGGGCCTTGATTTTCACGCCTTGCTCCTTCATGTGCTGGTATCGGCCCATGTACAAAGCTTTCCG GAGTGACAGCTCTTTCaacttcttcgtcttcttcttcatcttcttcgcCCAAGACGTGATGTACGTCCTGCAGGCCGTTGGGATTCCCGGTTGGGGATTCAG CGGTTGGATCATCAGCTTCGTCGCTCTCGGACAAAACCCAGGGGTGGGCATTTTCATGATCCTTGTTGCCGTGTTGTTCACCGTCGTTGCCGGGCTGGGCATCATCATGTTGAAACGG ATCCACTCCCTTTACCGTCGCACCGGCGCCAGCTTCCAAAAAGCCCAGGCCGAATTCGCCGCCGGCGTTATGTCCAACCAAACGGTTCGCACGGCGGCGGCCAACGCCGCAGCCGGGGCAGCCGCCAACTCGTTCCAGGCCCCCTAA